The following proteins are co-located in the Macadamia integrifolia cultivar HAES 741 chromosome 3, SCU_Mint_v3, whole genome shotgun sequence genome:
- the LOC122074207 gene encoding uncharacterized protein LOC122074207, translated as MESRYHVRSISLPSRLHSCTVGIDEELNKLKISEALSTSSYKADTIRSGLFGLGELYHYVDDLLRLPLTQRALVQHQQEKWVGEVLDGSVRLLDICGTTRDLLSQMKERVRDLQSDLRRRGGKEISIGAYFSARKKVKKEILKGLEALKRMESKLGFSSILGLDQNQAVLARLVREICSVTISILKLLLSFLSAPASKPKSGGWSVVSKLMMQKVKVRCEEDEEKANEVESVDAALRNLWKQTSSKDVDVERVHIQMAQTRLEALEVGIECLEGGLECMFRHLIQTRVSLLNILTP; from the coding sequence ATGGAAAGTCGTTACCATGTTCGCTCTATTAGCTTGCCTTCCAGGTTGCATTCTTGCACTGTTGGGATCGATGAAGAGCTAAACAAGCTAAAGATTTCAGAGGCATTGTCAACTTCATCATACAAGGCAGACACAATCCGTTCGGGTCTGTTTGGCCTTGGAGAGTTATACCATTACGTAGACGATCTCCTCCGTTTGCCACTAACCCAACGAGCCCTCGTCCAACATCAACAAGAGAAATGGGTGGGCGAGGTGCTTGATGGGTCAGTTCGATTGTTGGATATCTGTGGGACTACCAGAGATCTCTTGTCACAAATGAAGGAACGTGTTCGAGATCTTCAATCTGATCTCCGTAGAAGAGGAGGCAAAGAAATCAGCATTGGTGCTTATTTCTCAGCTAGAAAGAAGGTCAAGAAGGAAATTTTGAAGGGTCTTGAAGCATTGAAAAGAATGGAAAGCAAACTTGGGTTTTCTTCTATATTGGGTTTAGATCAAAATCAAGCAGTTCTTGCTAGATTGGTAAGAGAAATATGCTCTGTTACCATCTCCATCTTGAAGCTTCTATTGTCATTCTTGTCAGCTCCGGCGTCGAAACCGAAGTCCGGTGGTTGGTCAGTGGTTTCAAAATTGATGATGCAGAAAGTGAAGGTGAgatgtgaagaggatgaagagaaAGCTAATGAGGTGGAGAGTGTTGATGCTGCCCTTCGAAACTTGTGGAAACAGACTTCAAGCAAAGATGTGGATGTAGAGAGGGTCCATATTCAAATGGCACAAACAAGATTGGAGGCCTTGGAAGTTGGCATTGAGTGTCTTGAgggtggtttggagtgtatgtTTAGGCACTTGATCCAAACGAGAGTGTCTCTCCTTAACATCCTAAC